In Epinephelus fuscoguttatus linkage group LG6, E.fuscoguttatus.final_Chr_v1, the DNA window catgattttggacgacatgctatactatgacgtttttttcatgatttttgacatactatagtgtcacgtttttttcatgatttttgatgacatgctatattatgacgttttttcatgattttggacgacatgctatactatgacgttttttcatgatttttgatgacatgctatactatgacttttcatgatttttgacggcatactatactgtcacgttttttttatgatttttaacgacatactatactatgacctttttcatgatttttgatgacatactatgctatgaccttttttcatgattcttgatgacatgctatattatgtttttacatgatttttgacgacatactatactatgacattttttcataatttttgacgacatactacactatgacgttttttcatgattttggacaacatactatactatgacatttctgcatgattttggatgacatactatactatgacgtttttgcatgatttctgacgacatactatactatgacatttctgcatgattttggacgacatactatactatgacgtttttgcaTGATTTCtgaagacatgctatactatgacgttttttcatgatttctgatgacatgctatactatgacgtccttgcatgatttttgacgacataccatactataacgttttttcatgatttctgaagacatgctatactatgacgttttttcatgatttctgatgacatgctatactatgacgtccttgcatgatttttgacatgtttttcatgaatttgaacaacatactacaCTAGTTgtgaaaaaccatgaaaaaacatcatagtgtcactgaaaataacaacaaaacgtcatagtattatatgttgttaaaagtcatgggaaaaaaaacgtaatagtatagcatgttgaccAAAAccatgtaaaaatgtcataatatagtatgtcgtcaaaaatcatgaaaaaaagtcataatacagcatgttgtcaaaaataatggaaaaagctcatagtatagtatgttgtccaagaccatgtaaaaacgtcatagtataggatgtcgttgaaaatcatgaaaaaacatcatagtatagcatatcgtcaaaaatcataaaaaaatgtaatagtaaagtatgttgtccaaaatcatgataaaaacaTTATAGTACGTAGTATGCTGTGACAAAAcctgaaaaaacgtcacagcaaagtatgtcttccaaaatcataaaaaaacgtcatagtatagtatgttgttaaaaGTCATGATGTGATAGTtaagcatgtcgtccaaaatcatgaaaaaacgtcatagtatagtatgtggtccaaaaccatGTAAAAGCTCATAGACTAGTATgctgtcaaaaatcatgaaaaaacctcatagtatagcatgtcgttgaaaatcatgaaaaaacatcatagtataatatgtcgttgaaaaaaaatgaaaaaacaatatAGTATGTAGTCCGAAACAATgtaaaaacttcatagtatagtatgttgttgaaagtcatgaaaaaacgtcatagtatagtatgtcgtcaaaaatcatgacaaaatgtcatagtatcgTATGTTGTTAAaagttatggaaaaaaaaatgtcacagtatagtatgtcgtcagaaatcatgaaaaaaacgtcatagtatagtatgcagTCAAAAAgcatgaaaagtcatagtatagcatgtcatcaaaaatcatgaaaaaacgtcatagtatagtatgtcgtccaaaatcatgaaaaaacgtcatagtatagtattctGTCAAAAAGCATGAAAGAATGTCACAGTATTGTATGCtgttaaaaatgatgaaaaaaagtcatagtacagtatctcgtcaaaaatcatgaaaaacgtcatagtatagtatgtcgtccaaaaccatgtaAAAACACCATAGtatcatacagtacaggccaaaagtttggacacaccttctcattcaatgcgttttctttattttcatgactatttacattgtagattctcactgaaggcatcaaaactatgaatgaacacatgtggagttatgtacttaacaaaaaaaggtgaaataactgaaaacatgttttatattctagtttcttcaaaatagccaccctttgctctgattactgctttgcacactcttggcattctctccatgagctacaagaggtagtcacctgaaatggtttccacttcacaggtgtgccttatcagggttaattagtggaatttcttgctttatcaatggggttgggaccatcagttgtgttgtgcagaagtcaggttaatacacagccgacagccctaacACACAGTATAGTACGTcgttaaaaatcatgaaaaaacgccatagtatcgTATGTTgataaaaattatgaaaaaaaaggtcatagtatagtatgtcgctaaaaatcatgaaaaacgtcacagtatagtacgtcgttaaaaatcatgaaaaaacgtcatagtatcgtatgttgataaaaattatgaaaaaaaggtcatagtatagtatgtcgctaaaaatcatgaaaaacgtcacagtatagtacgtcgttaaaaatcatgaaaaaacgtcatagtattgtatgttgataaaaattatgaaaaaaaggtcatagtatagtatgtcgctaaaaatcatgaaaaacgtcaaagtatagtacgtcgttaaaaatcatgaaaaaacgtcatagtattgtatgttgataaaaattatgaaaaaaagtcatagtatattatgtcgttaaaaatcatgaaaaaacatcatagtatagtatgttgttaaaaattatgaaaaaaacatcatagtatagtatgttgttaaaaattatgaaaaaaaaacttcgTATATATTATGTCGTTAAAaatcaacatactatactatgactttttttatcacattttcatgacatattTTACTTTGAGATTCTTAATcatattttaatgacatactttactatgacattttttattatttttttatggcATTCTATAATATGATATTTTCCTTATCACATTTTTACGACATACCATAATACGacattttcatctcatttttcGATGCTTTCTGTGCAACATTTATTAAGAAATTTTATGGCATACCATGACTtcttttatgcatttttatgacatactatatactattgCAATTTATATTACACATTTATGGCATAGTacattatgacattttcaaaaacattttcatgacatactatactatgacttttttttttattttaatactgtgtGACATCCAtgattttttataatattttcaaTGGCATATTATTCTTAACCTTTTTATGACAGTTTAATGGCATACTataatttgacttttttatgacataactataattaatataatacaGTGGTCTAGGGAGCTATAACAAACTAGCACTGTTTAGTTGTGCTATCTTGCAATCAATGTTCATGTGTTGCTCAATGCATATTCCCTGAGAAAGATCTGTACCATCTAAATGGGGAATGTTTTAAAATAACCCTTATTTGAGGTTAATCACATCAGAGGAGCAATACTAGAAATGGGGAGACAAAAATGAAAGAATCAAATGTCCTCACCTGGTCTGGGAACTTGCGGATGCTTTCTACTAGATACTGGTACGACTTCCAGTCTCCAGCAATCACCTCTCCCAAAACTGGGATCATCTGGAAACTGTATGCATcataaagcctgaaaacagagcaggATGCAAATTACCAAAGAAGCCAAAAGTTTCTTTCTCAGACAGAGCTTAAACCTGCGACCAATCCACTCATTTTCCCAAAATCTTTCATACATTGATTTATAACCAAATCCATGTTTGTAATGTGCTCTCACAcaagcacttttttttcttcgtAAGGAAATGCTTCTTTTAATTGAGTCAAACATCTGCACTTAAAAGAGTTGGAAAGACTGACTGGCCCTCGCAAAAGGTGACTTCACTAATTAATCCTTCCTCTCCACTTGTAGCTGTACACATCAGAGGGTGGAGTCTTTGGCTGGAGGAACATCCTCCACAAACTACTGGCCCTCCATCACAAGGCTGGCCCACCATGCTCTGTAGTAATTTTAACGGGCAATCTGCTGAAGTGCTTTGAGGTACAAaaccagcagggggcagtgtTTGTCTAAACCTTACAAAGCAAAAAGTTGTTTGtcttatattttcatattatgGAAGGACACAGCAGCCATTCtgataacaaaaatatatatgaatacatttttttcacatttgtctTTAACCTGAGCATTTGTGGGAAATATCtccatttcaaaataacaaatcaCTTTTTCTAGATTACAATGagcctgtttttttctgaatttcTACAGCAGCTCTGTGCAGGTTGTCCATGAGCACACAGCAGCCTCCAGGAGCCAAAATAAGCTGCAGCAGTAAAAAATGTGCTGTCAGATTTGTGATGGCGGTAATAAATCCACAGGGACCTTCTGAGATTCACAAGGTTGATTCATATTCACACTGAGTCATCCATCATGAGCCAACACTCCTCCTCACCTTGCCAATAGAGGATTGGTCACTTTGCTGAACTCTAAACACATGAACCTGCCACCAGGCTTCAGGACCCGCAGAGCCTCCTGCAGTgcctgacaaaaagaaaaaggaatttACGCTGACATGATTCGTCAAACAACGAAAAATATGTTCAAAACAATTTCAATTATCAATTCATTACTTTAGTTAATTATAGAGCAAAAGATTTGTtggtttcagcttcttaaatgtgaggatttgctgctttttcacatttaacGCCACTGTAAATTGAGTATCACTGGATTTTGGAATTGGATTTTAACTGTGAGTCCTCTTTATGCATGTGGGTGATGGAAATgaaaccttaaagggacagttcaccccaaaatcaaaaagacatatttgttttcttacctgtagtgctaattatcagtctacattgttttggtgtgagttgcagagtgttagagatttcggccgtagagatgtctgccttctcttgaatataatggaactagttggcactcagcttgtggtgctcaaagtgccaaaaacatacatccgaaaaactcaacagcaatgtctctttctggaaatcatgacctggttacttaagataatctacagaccttgttgtgagcagtttcaagtaggaactactttctttctaccaagCTACACCTGCAAAAGCGTATCACCAGGCACAAAGAAGCGTGCATCccctgctagctcacctagcacctctgagctagctaatgttacagctcagccgaggacgccattaatgtttacatcccaagctgtcacgagcatgagcctctcattAGTTAATAGATGCACTCATGCcaaaaaggtctgtggattatcttgagtaacctggtcataatttctggaaagagacattgctgctgagttttccaaatgagtgccatctagttccattataatcAACAGAAGGGAGACATCTCTAGAGCCAATATccccaacactcagcaacttgCACCAAAACactctagactgataaacagcactacaggtaagaggaataatatgtatttttgatttaggggtgaactgtccctttaagtgcaACCCAGCACCAGCACTCTTTATAAATCCATCTGTGCATTATAGAAAGGCTGTAGTAATGTTCCAGTCAGTTACCTGATCTATATGGGTGACGTTTCGAATGCCAAAGGCGATGGTATAAATGTCAAACTGGTCATCTTCAAAGGGCAGCTCCTCTGCGTCCCCCACCACCCACGACAGACCTGATGCACAtcaacacacaaagacacattgGCACAGACGCTCAGGTCAATAACTGTCTCACCGTCTTCACTTTAACTTTGCTCTCTACTCAGATTCCAAGTGCTGTGTTTTGATTGCAGTACTGATGCACCTGTAGCTGCACTTCATAAACTTGTGACAGTTTTACACCAATAGATCAGTTTCATAATTCTGTAACAATTAATCTGTTCAGGCGGCTGCACAGAACTCTCACACGGTTATGATTAAAGTGGTCTGAGTGCTGCACTCAGGAGTCTGATGTGAATGTTTGGAAGTGAATGTCTGCACATATTTACTTTATATGTCATGCATAAAATTATCTGAGAGTGTTGACAGCCAGTCACAGCTGTCGACTTTTCAGAGACAACTCCACTCAGAGCTCAGTGAACTCAGCTTATTACACTgaatacatttacatgcacttaTACTATGGAACCTTATGCTGCCTTTGATCACATTTGATAGAAATGCTCACATGGAACATATGGTATATGGCAAATGGTCTAGGCTTCGGACCACTCGAAGCGCTTTTATGccacatgtcacattcacccattcacatacacagtcacacacatggtggccgaggctacaaTGCATGGTGCTAGCTGCTAATCggtaaccattcacatgcactcgCACACAGCCGGGAGCAATTTGAGGTTCAGGGGGTTCAACCCAATATCCCTCCTCAACTCCTCTATCCTCCATCAACTCAAACTACATTAAAAGTTTCTATAGCTGTTAATAAAGCCTCCTGACAGCTGatctagtctctatatacagaccagacgttgcgctagactttttcgtcgccggtcattttgaccgacagggtcataaaaatccggtcataatctatttttaccggtcattttaattttcgtttttaaatgataataaagatattcaaagacatttagttttcacttgttcatttttaataaatccatcaagcaagttatgaagtgtgcattaataaggacatgaacgaaaagatgaacagacatccacacacccgtgccattaggcttcgccctggacacaccggatgGCACTAACGCGTcactagtctcgctcaccagacctttctcaagaaaagaaaggtctggctgggccgactctcactttaagattggagaaaaaaacgccctggctgcttgtatttctttcaaccaatcacaatcgttctgggcggtgccacagcagcggtgtgcttgcaaaaatattgccagggggaaacaggttttggtgtaacacgcccacaaaaatatcgcctacaggacgcaaaccatggcagaaaaatggctacatccccgcaagatcaaacactgcaaaagttagtaaaggacgtgttgaaaacggttgaaaactgctacacaaccggaggtggtagggcgggacttcagcgggtggcttgttccgcccaatgagaggctgatctctgcagcaaacttccgcccactcagactaatgCGTCACTAACGCGTcgggtgtgtccagggcgttatgtagttatgtctgtaggcttggtgacacaaaattaaaattgtaatgaagtgattagggtattgaaaaatgtgttcggttatgcactgttgtgttattttaaattataaacacggtattttctcctcacgttcctcagtgcgtggtgttgttattttattttgaaaattggtcggattctcttgtcttttctgtgtccgacttgctgtttggtacgatccgctctatccagcttgacagaagtgCTCGCATGAAAAATAGACTAGatgccgaactgaagcgctgcctctGCGGATTAACATGGGCGGCGATTGAAAACTGCCTCTGCTGCTAGGCGCTGTGCTTCAGTTCCGCGTTCGGTgcgtccagggcgttatgtcaacaacgcaacatgaagcagatgaatgactttttctctgcagtgtgaaaacggcagccacttaaaacactgactgtgcactccgccgccaagtgcacaggggtggtaattgcaaccagtcaaaatgaccgatggccttcagattttcccgtcattgttgtaaaaaaccggtcaatgaccgagaatatccggttaacacAACCCCTGATACAGACtttacattcagtgaatgtagagtctgtaggcaaactccggagatcttgcctccggaagaagagcggaagagccctggtttccggttgtaggctgtttgtagtccgcgtgatattgaccaatcacgtttgagccggctgcagttgttgccaggttaaacggtcctgcggtgaactaacaaggcggaacataattggcgtcactgcaaactctgaatccatcgcaatggttcagcatatttacttatataaacggaagtcagaaacggtaattcgcctcctctgcccaaatcaaaccggaatgccaaaaaatcgggagtctgcccccagaggctgtatcgccgtctgccggaagtcagacgccgaatacagccaatgggttctgagaatgcaGCTGATCCAGCTGTGATCAGCTGCCGCGTCATTGGAAACGGACGTCGCTTCGCATGACGCTTCAGAGGAAAGGatgtcacattttgtctcaTTGCTAAGACATGATTTGCAAGTTAGGGAAACAAGAATACGAGGTCGGGTATTGGGATGAATCCagcatcttgcccaaggatatgTCGACATGCGGACTGGTGGAGCCGGGGATGGAACCGCTGATCTTtagctctacctctgagccacataCCTCTGATCAAGAAGTTATCCAACTTTCTCATCACTGTCTGTTGTCCATGCAGAGGTGTCTTTAACTTATTAATATCCTAACCTTTACTGACTGACTAGGTTTTGTTTTTGGCGATGGGCCCGGGTGGAGCCGCAGCGGGTGCAGATCTTGGCGGTAGTGGCAAATATTCGAAGGAGAACTTTGAAGGTTGAAGTGGAGAGGGGTGAAGAGCAGTTGAACATGGGTCAGTCGGTCCTATGATTGGATGCTGATGAGGACCCTAtctaccccccaccccccacccccaacacTGATGCTCATGATATTAGCATCAGCATTATTTTATCTTATGATAAAAACATAAGCAAGAACTTTTGCCAAATAATATACAGTCTAAAATGAGTGTGAGTATCTGATCAAAGAGTAGCTAAACCTGGATACGATCTTTACATGCTACAGCTCAATCAATACTCAATATCCAGTTCTCTCAAAGCTAAAATGAGGTTTAATCCAGGCTCCTGTAACTGTGGGATATTTAAATGCACAGTAACATGACAGAGATATCCAAATAATCTGATCTGTGCACATGTCAACATGCTCACAAAAACCTCACAGTCTCACAGTTGATCAGATGTCTCCTTACCAGCACTGACGCCCATGCTTTCCGCTTTCTCCTTGCCCACTTTCAGCATCTCCTTGTTGATGTCACATACCACAGCTCTGGACTCCTGGGGCCCCTCCTCGTCCTCTGTGGAGTAGTTGTTGGAAATGTCCTGCCATGATGGCGTCTGCATGGACCGCGTCGCCCGTCGCTTCTGCCTCTCTTGCTGAGAGCGAACGTACTCCAGGAAACGGAAGGCAATGTCAcctgacagacaaaaaaacacagaagtgtGACGCCAGTCTGGGGTTGAGCTTTGATGCTCTGCAGAGTTGCACACACAATGCTTTACCTGTTCCGCCAGCCACATCCAGAAGCTGCGCCCCGGGCTGTGGGTGCATGACGTGCAGCAGCGTGTCCTTCCACAGTCGATGGATCCCCAGACTCATGGCGTCGTTCATAGTGTCGTACTTCTGCGCCACATTCTCAAACACCTTATACactgaagagcagagagagagacagagcagattCATCACTGGAAGCTGTTTGCGTCAGGGTTTCATGGGTTTCAGAAACATTGTCATTCTAAAAATAGTGTGATGCGTTCAGTTTGATGCATCACTCGCAGCACTCTAAAATTGGGGTCAGGTATCATTTGCAGACCACACAGGGTTTGCATTTCACTTTGCATCTCAAACTTttaacaaataatttattttttgaggagtttatttttaataattggACAGAAGGGTGTGTGAAAACAACAGTCAGAAAATCTAGATGGTCAACAAAATAATATCTTAATTTGTATATGATTCTAAGAAGTATTGCCTTCATTATGTGAATGTATAGCTGCaggaaattattttattttcccatCGTTAAAATACACCAATTTGATGTCATTcaacaaatataaatcaatgcACACAATAAACTACAGATATTATTTAAAATGACGCAAAACATTAGTCTGACAATAATACAGATTATTTGCTGTGTGCAaaacttttcttattttcttcacctatgccaggggtgtcaaacatacggcccggGGGCCAGAACCAGCACACCAAAGGGTCCAGtctggcccactggatgactttgcacacttAGGGCcctgtcccatttctaccccttaaatcttccacttggtattgagtgccctcgtttgTGACATAACCCTTGATGCGgcaagtgagaaatattagggtagagatctgACGTCACGCGTAGTAGCGACGCAAGATACCGGTGgtcattcaggtttgaaaatgccggctccagTGCTTCTGTTGTGgtgtgtgctatgtttattcttctccgtctgatgaatGAACGGagaaaaaatgctgaaaacaggaggcgtcTATGACGTCATCTAGTTTTGACCGATTATGTTTGGGTAActtgatttgtttaaatatccTGACACAGTGTTTGACCGAGTCGGC includes these proteins:
- the coq5 gene encoding LOW QUALITY PROTEIN: 2-methoxy-6-polyprenyl-1,4-benzoquinol methylase, mitochondrial (The sequence of the model RefSeq protein was modified relative to this genomic sequence to represent the inferred CDS: substituted 2 bases at 2 genomic stop codons) — translated: MTSDXRTVAXSGNMAASMRLLVRRVIRLSHRNVPVPAAGASARPGCCWGPSTCRCFSEAAEDRNTHFGFETVPETEKAKRVYKVFENVAQKYDTMNDAMSLGIHRLWKDTLLHVMHPQPGAQLLDVAGGTGDIAFRFLEYVRSQQERQKRRATRSMQTPSWQDISNNYSTEDEEGPQESRAVVCDINKEMLKVGKEKAESMGVSAGLSWVVGDAEELPFEDDQFDIYTIAFGIRNVTHIDQALQEALRVLKPGGRFMCLEFSKVTNPLLARLYDAYSFQMIPVLGEVIAGDWKSYQYLVESIRKFPDQEEFKCMIEDAGFYCVKYHNLTGGIVALHSGFKL